One genomic segment of Lytechinus pictus isolate F3 Inbred chromosome 18, Lp3.0, whole genome shotgun sequence includes these proteins:
- the LOC129282161 gene encoding small ribosomal subunit protein RACK1-like, producing the protein MHFPQSFFCSTDKTVIVWDLTRNDVSYGVPKRSLKGHNHFVSDVVTSSDGQFALTGSWDKTLRLWDIGTGKTTRTFNGHTKDVLSVAFSADNRQIVSGSRDRTIKLWNTLGVCKYTIQDDCHSNWVSCVRFSPNASNPIIVSGGWDRVVKVWNLTNCRLKTNHYGHTCFLNCVTVSPDGSLCASGGKDGLSMLWDLNEGKHLYTLDSQEGINALCFSPNRYWLCAAAGPTIKIWDLETKSTVDELRPEVIGNSSAKTECMSLAWSADGQTLFAGYTDNLIRVWQVSIASS; encoded by the exons ATGCACTTTCCACAATCTTTTTTTTGTTCGACAGACAAGACCGTGATTGTTTGGGATTTGACACGTAATGACGTCAGCTATGGTGTACCCAAGAGGAGTTTGAAAGGGCATAATCACTTTGTATCCGATGTCGTCACGTCTTCTGATGGACAGTTTGCCTTGACCGGATCATGGGATAAGACACTCCGATTGTGGGATATTGGAAC TGGCAAGACCACCCGTACGTTTAATGGTCACACCAAGGATGTCCTGAGTGTTGCCTTCTCTGCTGACAATCGTCAGATTGTATCCGGTTCTAGGGATCGCACCATCAAGCTCTGGAATACCCTTGGAGTGTGCAAGTACACCATCCAG GACGACTGCCACTCCAATTGGGTATCATGCGTCAGGTTCTCACCGAATGCTTCGAACCCTATCATTGTCTCTGGAGGCTGGGACAGGGTCGTCAAG GTCTGGAACCTGACCAACTGCCGTCTGAAGACCAACCACTATGGACATACTTGCTTCTTGAACTGTGTGACTGTATCCCCAGATGGTTCACTCTGTGCATCCGGTGGCAAG GACGGTCTGTCTATGCTGTGGGATCTGAATGAAGGCAAGCACTTGTACACCCTGGACTCCCAAGAAGGCATCAATGCCCTCTGCTTCAGCCCCAACAGGTACTGGCTCTGTGCTGCTGCTGGACCTACCATCAAGATCTGG GATCTGGAGACCAAGTCCACCGTTGATGAGCTTCGACCCGAGGTCATCGGAAACTCAAGCGCCAAGACGGAATGTATGAGCTTGGCCTGGTCAGCTGACGGTCAAACTCTCTTTGCTGGATACACTGACAATCTCATTAGAGTCTGGCAGGTCTCTATCGCAAGCTCATAG